A portion of the Bdellovibrio bacteriovorus genome contains these proteins:
- a CDS encoding DUF962 domain-containing protein, with the protein MKTLDQWMIEYGESHKNRQNQIIHKICVPVIFFTVVGFLLLIPYALGPLRAGEILLLVALAWYLSLGFKAFLVMLVQLGISYILFENLARLVEPFWVLAALFVVAWIGQFIGHKIEGKKPSFFKDLQFLLIGPLWVVRPLFR; encoded by the coding sequence ATGAAGACTTTAGATCAATGGATGATTGAATACGGCGAAAGCCATAAGAATCGACAAAACCAAATCATTCATAAAATATGCGTGCCGGTGATTTTCTTTACCGTCGTTGGATTTCTACTTTTAATCCCTTATGCCTTGGGCCCGTTAAGGGCGGGGGAGATTCTGCTTTTGGTGGCTTTGGCTTGGTATTTAAGTTTGGGGTTTAAAGCATTCCTCGTGATGTTGGTTCAGCTGGGCATTTCTTACATTTTGTTCGAGAATTTGGCGCGACTGGTCGAACCTTTTTGGGTTCTGGCGGCGCTCTTTGTCGTGGCGTGGATTGGCCAGTTCATTGGCCACAAGATCGAAGGCAAAAAACCTTCGTTTTTTAAGGACTTGCAGTTCCTTTTGATCGGCCCGTTATGGGTGGTGCGTCCTTTATTTAGGTAG